A single region of the Kwoniella botswanensis chromosome 1, complete sequence genome encodes:
- a CDS encoding homoaconitase, mitochondrial has protein sequence MVLLPRLTRLGAQNKLAFIHASRQNGRFYATVSNPQTVIEKIVQKYAVDLPQGTKVRAGDYVMIKPEHVMTHDNTGPVISKFLSLSCSKLDNPRQPVFTLDHDVQNRSETNQNKYKKIEAFAKQHNVDFYPAGRGIGHQIIVEEGYAWPGKMVVASDSHSNHYGGVGCLGTAIVRTDAAGIWATGKFWWQIPRVVSVSLDGKLSPGVTGKDVIVALAGLFNNDEVLNAAIEFTGSGIEHLSIDERLTIANMTTEWGAVAGVFPIDSKLEEWYKGIFRKNELRRFLSQPSTSSMAPIPEPSDPVNESQPHPRLNPDRLQDAITNRPTADPGATYAARLSLDLSTLVPYVSGPNSVKVATALPKLVEDKIKINKAYLVSCTNSRASDIASAAEVLRGKKIANGVEFYIAAASSRVQEDAESSGDWQTLIDAGAKTLPAGCGPCIGLGVGLLEKGEVGISATNRNYKGRMGSPEAIAYLASPAVVAASAAKGYICGPDSINWDNLPKFEKPKISIIEENSESTSAQEVDEASLEPLLEGFPEYFEGPLLFAPQDNLTTDGMYPGKYTYQDDITPERQAEVVMENYDPTFATTAKELRGTLPTSESSSSTRPGAILLSGYNFGTGSSREQAATAIKNAGIPLVICGSFGDIFKRNSINNGLILVESPTLIKDMTDRFAKDGVRGKGGKDGKLTVVPENWKIKVDTRRGKVTVTMGEEGEKVYNAAKVGRSVQELWVNGGLEGFIRASL, from the exons ATGGTCCTCTTACCCCGCTTGACCCGTCTGGGTGCTCAAAATAAGCTGGCTTTCATACATGCTTCCCGACAGAACGGTAGATTCTACGCGACAGTATCGAACCCTCAAACAGTCATTGAGAAGATTGTGCAGAAGTATGCTGTAGATCTACCGCAGGGCACCAAAGTGAGAGCTGGTGATTATGTGATGATTAAGCCTGAGCATGT GATGACCCACGATAACACTGGTCCAGTCATATCCAAATTCCTCTCCCTTTCATGCTCCAAACTCGATAATCCTAGACAACCAGTGTTCACCCTCGACCACGACGTGCAGAACAGATCGGAAACCAACCAGAACAAGTACAAGAAGATTGAAGCTTTTGCGAAACAGCACAATGTCGATTTTTACCCTGCAGGAAGAGGTATAGGACATCAGATCATCGTCGAAGAAGGATACGCATGGCCTggaaagatggtggtggCTTCGGATAGTCATTCGAACCATTATGGTGGTGTTGGGTGTTTGGGTACTGCTATAGTCAGGACTGACGCTGC AGGTATTTGGGCGACTGGTAAATTCTGGTGGCAAATCCCCCGAGTAGTCTCTGTCTCCCTCGACGGCAAGCTTTCACCGGGCGTAACAGGGAAAGACGTTATAGTAGCTTTAGCCGGTTTATTCAACAACGATGAAGTTCTAAATGCCGCCATCGAATTCACTGGATCCGGTATAGAACATCTATCGATCGACGAGAGGTTGACTATAGCCAATATGACTACTGAATGGGGAGCGGTAGCAGGTGTGTTTCCTATAGATTCAAAACTGGAAGAATGGTATAAAGGTATATTTAGAAAGAACGAATTGAGGAGATTCTTATCTCAACCAAGTACTTCAAGTATGGCACCTATTCCTGAACCATCTGATCCAGTTAACgaatctcaacctcatccaaGACTCAATCCCGACCGTCTTCAGGATGCTATTACCAATAGACCCACCGCCGATCCCGGTGCGACCTACGCTGCTAGATTATCACTCGACTTGTCTACTTTGGTTCCATACGTATCTGGACCGAACTCAGTGAAAGTCGCTACTGCCTTACCCAAGTTGGTAGAAGAtaagatcaaaatcaacaaagCGTACTTGGTCTCTTGTACCAATTCTAGAGCTTCGGATATAGCTTCGGCCGCTGAGGTAttgagaggaaagaaaatTGCCAATGGGGTTGAATTCTACATCGCAGCTGCGTCAAGTAGGGTACAGGAAGATGCCGAGTCATCAGGAGATTGGCAAACTCTCATTGACGCTGGAGCGAAGACACTCCCAGCAGGGTGCGGACCATGTATAGGTTTGGGTGTGGGTTTATTGGAAAAAGGCGAAGTTGGAATCAGTGCTACGAATAGGAATTACAAGGGTAGGATGGGATCACCAGAAGCTATCGCGTATCTAGCATCACCAGCTGTAGTTGCTGCGTCTGCTGCCAAGGGATACATCTGTGGTCCGGATTCGATAAATTGGGATAATCTACCTAAATTCGAGAAACcaaagatatcgataataGAGGAAAACTCCGAATCTACCTCTGCACAGGAAGTCGACGAGGCGTCTCTAGAACCATTATTGGAAGGTTTCCCGGAATACTTTGAAGGTCCTCTCCTATTCGCTCCTCAAGATAATTTGACAACGGACGGTATGTATCCTGGTAAATACACTTATCAGGATGACATCACCCCCGAGAGACAGGCAGAGGTTGTaatgg AGAACTACGATCCAACATTTGCAACTACCGCGAAAGAACTCCGAGGTACTCTCCCTACGTCcgaatcctcatcatctactaGACCGGGTGCGATCCTCTTATCAGGATACAATTTCGGTACTGGTTCATCTCGTGAACAAGCCGCCACTGCCATTAAGAATGCGGGTATACCCTTGGTCATCTGTGGATCGTTCGGTGATATCTTCAAGAGAAATTCCATAAACAATGGATTGATCTTGGTGGAATCGCCAACCCTGATTAAAGATATGACTGATAGATTTGCCAAGGATGGAGTTAGGGGTAAAGGAGGTAAAGATGGAAAGTTGACTGTTGTTCCTGAGAACTGGAAGATAAAGGTTGATACGAGACGAGGTAAGGTCACGGTCActatgggtgaagaaggtgaaaaggtgTATAATGCTGCCAAGGTAGGAAGGAGTGTACAGGAGTTGTGGGTCAatggaggattggaaggattCATCAGAGCTTCTTTGTAG
- a CDS encoding 2,3-bisphosphoglycerate-independent phosphoglycerate mutase, protein MSTRPAGSPEKAQDAKKQKTEDVQVKKKVCLIVHDGWGLSDNEKGNAIFHGDTTHMDAIRDKHNFVELEAHGLAVGLKEGLMGNSEVGHLNIGAGRIVWQDIVKIDQSIKKDEFQNQPAIVDAMNHAKSTSGRLHLLGLISDGGVHSHIQHLFALLRVAKKHEIPHVYIHFFGDGRDTAPKSATKYIGQLQDYIKEVGIGEISTVVGRYYAMDRDKRWDRVKIAIEGLVEGKGEKSSQEELIKTVEQGYENGTTDEFIKPIISGSEDSRIKKGDTLFMFNYRSDRMREITSVLGLPDKPMEVNVPEDLNITTMSKYNAEFPFNIAFPPQGMTNVLAEWLGKQGVKQCHIAETEKYAHVTFFFNGGVEKQFENESREMIPSPKVATYDKQPEMSVQGVADKVAEVVKSDKFEFVMCNFAPPDMVGHTGDYEAAVKAITATDAAVKTVYDACEEAGYVLCITADHGNAEQMLDPNTGNPHTAHTTNHVPFIVTGDKGSLQVSGEQGALADVAPTILAILGLPQPEEMSGRSLLAKQ, encoded by the exons ATGTCCACTAGACCAGCTGGATCACCTGAGAAGGCACAAGATGCCAAAAAACAAAAGACAGAGGACGTCCAAGTCAAGA AGAAGGTCTGTTTGAT TGTTCACGATGGATGGGGTTTATCGGATAACGAAAAGGGAAATGCGATCTTCCATGGTGATACCACTCACATGGACGCTATAAGGGATAAACATAACTTCGTAGAGCTCGAAGCTCACGGTTTGGCTGTGGGTTTGAAAGAGGGTTTGATGGGTAATTCCGAAGTTGG CCACTTGAATATCGGTGCTGGTAGAATCGTATGGCAAGATATTgtcaagattgatcaat caatcaagaaagatgaattccAAAACCAACCTGCCATCGTCGACGCGATGAACCACGCTAAATCCACTTCTGGCCGACTCCACCTGCTAGGTCTCATCTCAGATGGAGGTGTTCATTCGCACATCCAACATTTATTCGCTTTGTTACGAGTAGCTAAGAAACATGAGATCCCCCATGTgtacatccacttcttcGGTGATGGAAGGGATACTGCCCCCAAATCAGCTACGAAGTATATCGGTCAATTGCAAGATTACATCAAAGAGGTTGGTATCGGTGAGATCTCTACTGTCGTAGGAAGATATTACGCCATGGACAGAGATAAGCGATGGGATAGAGTCAAGATTGCCATCGAAGGTCTGGTAGAAGGTAAAGGAGAGAAATCGTCTCAAgaggaattgatcaagactGTTGAACAAGGTTATGAGAATGGTACGACGGATGAATTCATTAAGCCTATCATCTCGGGATCGGAGGATTCGAGaatcaaga AGGGAGACACTCTCTTCATGTTCAACTACCGATCTGATCGAATGAGAGAGATCACTTCGGTCCTCGGTCTTCCTGACAAGCCTATGGAAGTCAACGTTCCAGAGGATTTG AACATCACCACAATGTCCAAATACAACGCCGAATTCCCATTCAACATTGCTTTCCCACCTCAGGGAATGACCAATGTCCTTGCTGAATGGTTAGGTAAACAAGGTGTGAAACAGTGTCACATTGCTG AAACTGAAAAATACGCTCATgtcaccttcttcttcaacggTGGTGTTGAGAAGCAATTCGAGAACGAATCAAGAGAAATGATCCCTTCGCCTAAAGTAGCCACTTACGACAAACAACCTGAGATGTCTGTCCAAGGTGTAGCGGACAAAGTGGCTGAGGTCGTCAAATCTGACAAGTTCGAGTTTGTCATGTGTAACTTTGCTCCTCctgatatg GTCGGTCACACTGGTGATTACGAAGCTGCTGTCAAAGCAATTACCGCTACCGATGCTGCTGTCAAGACAGTCTATGACGCATGTGAAGAAGCAGGATATGTGTTGTGTATTACCGCCGATCACGGTAATGCTGAACAGATGTTGGATCCCAACACTGGTAACCCCCACACCGCCCACACCACTA ACCACGTTCCATTCATCGTCACTGGCGATAAAGGTTCGCTCCAAGTTTCCGGTGAACAAGGTGCTTTGGCGGATGTAGCTCCCACCATTTTGGCCATCTTGGGTCTTCCTCAACCTGAGG AAATGTCCGGTCGATCCCTTCTTGCTAAGCAATAG